CTCGTAAATTTTCTTTCTTTAAGCCTTTAAATTCTTTATACTCTCTTGTTGTCATACCCGACCAAGCTTTTGTGATTTCATTTGTAAGTATGGCATACTCATTACCTTTTTCTACACCGTGGTCTTGCCAAGCATCAGTAAGTTCTTTTCTAACTTGTATGGCTTGTAGTCTTTGATTAATCCATTCTCTGCTATAACCTTTTATAAGGTAGGTTTCTAAGGCTCTATTGATTGTTAGTTCAGGGTCAATAATTTCGTCAATTCTTTCTTTTCCAACCTCAGCAAGCCACATCTTAAATGGTTCCGCCTTTGGCGATGGTACAGATTGTAAGATACGAAATATTCCTTGCATATCCGCCACATCAGTTAGACGCAATTTCCCATCTGCCGCTTTCATTTTCAAAGCGTTACAATTTGTAACGGTTTCGTTTCCTTCGTCTTTTAATCTCTTTTTCAACACTCTTCAGTATACTTGTGGATCTTTACTTTCTGTAAGTACTGCTACTACATCCACTACTGAAAAATACCATTCTTCTTTTTCGTTATTCCAAATACTTCTTATTTTATTACCTTCAAATATTTTGATTTGATTATCCAAAAACATCTCTCCTTTCTCTTTTTCTATGTACTGTTTACAATTATTTAACTTTAAATAACTCTAAACAGCACATAGATTTTTAATTTTTATAGTTGTTAACTTTGGTTGAAGTTCTAAAACCTTGATTTAACTGTACTATTTGCCTGTGTCGTTATTATGACACAAAACGCAAGGTTCGGTCATAAACTTTAATTGTTTTGCTGTCTTTTAAGTGGTGGTGGTCATTTAAAGTTTCAGTTTGGTCAAAATCAATTTCTTCTCAGTTGATTTTGGCTGAAAAATATTTTAAATCCGAGCGGTCAACTCCTTGTTTAAGTAGCTCATCTTCTTGTTTTTTTGATAAAAATCGATAAAAAATCAAACCTAAAATATAGTTTTTATATTCATTAGCATCTAAATTTCCTCTTAATTTACTAGCTGAATCTCAAATAATTGCACCAAGTTCATTTTTTGAAATAATCTTATTACCCATATTCTCTCCTTTATTATTTACATTATAGTTAAGTTATAGATTTTGTGCCTGCATAATTAGAAAATTAAAGTCTATATTCACTAAATTAATTTAATTTTAAATTTTGTTTATTAAGCAAAATTAATAATTAAAAATCAAAATGCCAATGAGGATTAAGGCATTTTGATTGCACTTAGAAATTTACTAAATTAATATGTTTCTATTTAAAAATAATTTTTATAAGTTTATTATTGATTCATTAAGTAAAAAATCCTCTAAACCAACATATAAAACACCATTTTCATGATGTTTTGAATTATTTTTTGTCTGAGAAAAAAATTAATCATTTTGGTGTTCTCCTACTATTTGTGCATATTTTTGTAATTCATCACTAAAAAATCTAAAATATGCTGTTAATTGTCATAATTCGCTAGTATTTTTATTTTTGACTACTCAATCAAAAATTTCTGGTAATTCAAAATCTAAATTATTTTTTTCTAAATGATCTATTAATTTAACAAAATCATTTGACAAAATAGTTTTAGGCTCTCTATTTTGCGATTTTGCTAGTTCATTTTCCGCAGTTTGCTCTTCCTTTGATATTTGATGCAATATTTCATATAAGGTTTCTTGTTTTGCTTCTTCATTTTTAAATTGTGATTCTTGTAATTTTTTTATAAATAACTCTTGTATTTTTAAATCATTCATTCTATTTACCTGTTTTCTTATTATTAAATTAATAAAACTTTTAATGTTTTAATCCATTAACTATTTTATTTGTTTTTCAGATAAAAATAGTGCTTTTCTATCTCACTTGAAAAATTTAGGTAGATTTCCACTTTTTTATTTCAAAATATTTTTATATATACTATTAATGCTTAAAAATATAATAACCATTTCACATCTGGTAATAAATTTTTAAAATAGTCCAATTGTGTATATTTTAAAAAATAAGAATAAAAACATTATCCAACTAAAAAATCACAATTATTTAATATATATGTATACACAGATAAAAATTAATTACACAATTACATAATAATATCAATATAACAATCTTTTAATCAAAAGATTTTTTGTTTATTCATTCTTAATTACATTTTTTTAAAGAAAAGTTGAGCGCTCTAAAACAAATGATGAAAGTAATAAAAGTATTGATAAAATTCATAAAAATTAATTTTTAGTTGCTTTACTATTAATAATGATAAAGCTTATAAAATGCTAAAATAACTATAAAACAGGCTTATTCAGATCTTTTTAAACAACAGCAAAAATTTAATTTTTTCTTTAATTTTAGCTTCAGTTTGTTATAATTAATTAGCAAGTTTAAGTGCGTGGGGAAGTACTCAAGCTGGTGAAGAGGACGCATTGCTAACGCGTTAGGGGTGGCAAAACACCCGCGGAGGTTCGAACCCTCTCTTCCCCGCCATTTTTTTATTTCTTTTTTTACAGACTTATCATTTTTGTTTTATTAATAATCATGCATTTTAGTGTATGATTTTTTAATATAAATATATTAAAAATGAAAGGAGGGTTATATGAACTTCGAAGAAGTTAAGAAATATAAAGGTTTAACAAACTTACAAGTTAGTGAAAATATTAATAAATATGGTGAAAATACTTTAACAAAAAAGAAAAAAGTAAATCCTATTATTGCTTATTTAAGGCAATTTTTGGATCCTATGGTTATATTGCTTATTTGTGCTGCAGCAATTAGTTTCAGTCTTGCTATTTATGAGCATGTTTCGAATGGTCATGTTGATACTAGAGTTATTATAGGTTATGTTGAACCATGCATTATTTTACTTGTAATATTATTAAATAGTGCTCTTGGTGCATATCAGGAAGTTAAGAGTGATCAAGCTGTTCGAGCACTTGAAAACTCTACTATAAGTAATGTTACGGTTATGCGTGAAGGACATGTAATGGTAATTCCAGCCAATAAATTAACTGTTGGTGATATAGTAATTTTGGCAGCAGGGGATACTATTAATGCAGATGGAAGAATAATTGAATCAAGTAATTTTTATGTAATAGAATCAAGTTTAACTGGTGAAAGTATACCAGTAGAAAAACAAGCTAATTGAGATGCTATTGATGATAAGATACTTGCAAAAAATCATCATATTGTTTATTCTGGAACATATGTAACTAATGGTAAAGCAACTTATTTAGTTACAGCAATAGGCAAAGATACAGAAATAGGCAAGATAAATTCAATGATTCAAAATCAAAAGAAAACAACAACACCATTGCAACTAAAACTAAATAAATTAAGTAAATTATTTGGCTATGCTGGAATTATTTTACTTTTTGTAAGTTTTATTATGCAAATTTTATTAAACAATATAGAAACAGGTAAGTGAAGTGAACCTGATGTTTACACTAATGCTTTAGTAACTGGAATTTCATTGGCAGTTGCAGCGATTCCGGAAGGTTTAATAGCTTTTACAACAGTTATTTTGTCAATTGGAGTTTCAAAAATAAGTAAACAAAATGGTCTTGTAAAAAATTTATTAGCAGTAGAAACTCTTGGTTCTGCTTCAATTATTTGTAGTGACAAAACAGGAACTTTAACCGAAAATAAAATGACAGTTGTTGATGTTTATACAAAAGATGGCAATTTTCTTAATGACTTAAATGATGATAATAAGTCATTAATTGATTTAATAAAGTTATCGTGTTATTGCAACGATGCCTATATTACAGTAAAAGATGATAAATTAGAAGAAATCGGAGATCCTACTGAAACAGGTTTATTACGTTTTGGTTACAAATATAATATTCATAAATCTGAATTATTAGAAAAGCATAATATTTTATCTTCATTACCTTTTGATAGTGATAGAAAAATGATGTCTGTACTTGTTGACTCATCAAATGGGGAAAAAGTTATGATGGTTAAGGGAGCTCCTGATGTCATTTTAAAAAAATGTATTAATATAAATCAAGCTGAAATTCAAGCAATAAATGATGAGTGAGCTTCAAAATCATATCGTGTACTTGCTTTTGCTAAAAAGGTTTTAAATAAGTCAAATTTGGATTTTAGTGATGAAGATGACAATTTCATTTTTGTTGGTTTAGTAGCAATGATTGATCCACCAAGAGCTAGTGTTGCAGAGAGTATTGCAACGGCTCAAAAAGCAGGAATTAAAGTTGTTATGATTACAGGTGACAACTTGATTACAGCAAAAGCAATTGCTACAAATTTAGGAATTTACAACCAAGATTCACAGGATATTTGTGTTGATGGTACTGAATTAAAAACATGAACTGATGATAAATTAAGAGAAAATGTTAAAAATATTTCTGTATATGCTCGAGTTAATCCAGATGATAAATTAAGAATTGTTAAGGCATGACAATCACATAACATGGTTGTTGCAATGACTGGAGATGGTGTAAATGATGCGCCTGCTCTTAAGGCAAGTGACATTGGTTGTGCAATGGGTATAACCGGAACTGATGTTTCTAAACAGTCTGCAGATTTAATATTGACTGATGATAATTTTAATACCATAGTTAAATCAGTTAAAAATGGTAGGCTTATATTTGACAAAATTAAAACTGTTATAATGAATCTATTAATTACATCTGTCGCTGAAGTTTTTGTTATGTTAATAGGTTTAATAGCATTTTATTATGCATTTAAAAATTACTTTGATCCACATGATTTTTATGTCTTTAGTGCATCTCAATTGCTGTGAATTAATTTACTAACTCATGGACTACCAGCTATTGCATTAGGCATTATTGATTCTGGCAAAGACGTTATGAGCAGAAAACCTTTTGATAAAAAAGAAAGTCTTTTTGCTAGAGGAATGGGTATAGAACTTATTTGACAATCAATTGTTATTAGTTTAGTTTCACTTGTATCATATTCTCTTGGTGCTCTTTACTCAATTCATTATAATGAAGGTAAGGAATTATTATCTATTGCATCAACTTGTGGTTTCATAACAATGGGATTAGCTACTTCTATAAATGCTGTTAATTTGATTAATGATAAGTCAATATTTAGAAATTGCATAAAAAGATATTGACCAGTATATTTAGCAGTTATTTTATCAGTGTTTTCAGTTCTTTTTGTAGCGTTTGTTCCAAATGTGGCCGAAGTGTTTCGTATGTTTAAAAACGTATTAACATTTGATAATGGAATACTATTATCTTGATCAATTTCATTAGCATTTGTAAACATAATATGTCATGAAATTAAAAAAATGACTATCAATTGAAAAATAAGAAAGTCAAACATTAAATATTCTGTTTAAGTCTGTTTTATACACATTTTAAATTAAAAAAATAAGCTGATTTTAAGCTTATTTTATTTTAATTATTTTCTGTAGATTCTTGAGTTTTAAAATCCGTGATTGGTTTAAATGTATGAGTTTTTGTATATTCTTTGCCGCTAAGTGTAATCTTAATTGGAACTGAGATAGTAAGTGTGTTATTAGCTTTATCTTTTGCTAAATTAATTTTATCTTTATCAATAGTAATTTCAGTAGGAACTTTAATTGATTTAAATCTATTTATTTTTACATTTTCTGGCATAGTAATATCTTCAAAATGTGTAATTTGAATGTCATCTAATGTAAATTGAGAAGAGTCTTTACCTTCTTTAAATTGAATATCATTAGGTACAACTTTTGGTTCAGCAAAATCTTTAAATTTACTGTAATCTGAGTAATGCTGAACAGATTTTTTAATAATATTATTCATAGTATCAATTTTTGATGATAAAGCAACACTTTTATCATCTGGTTTTGATAATCATGCATTATCTTCAATCATTTTTGTGTATTCACCCATAGCAGTTTCATATGTTTTAAATACATCATTTCTACTAATTTTTCTATCAAAATCGGCTTTATCAATTCCATAAGTAACATTAATTGAGTTTCACATACTTTTAATAAGACTAGATAAATCTTGTTCTATTTGATTTAATTTATTTATTTTTTGTTTATATCATTCAGTGTCTTTTGTGGTTTCTGAATTATTTTCTTGCTCTAATAATTTAATATTGGTTTCAATTTCTTTTAATGATTGGTTTTGTCTATAAAGAGGATGTTTTCTATTTGCTATTTTAGGATCAGCAGAATCTGATAGCAGTTTTTTGAAACTTTCGCTATTATTTACTTTTGTAAGTTCGGCTAATTTTTCAGTGAATATTTTTTGCCCTTCAGTAGCAATTTTATTTTCAATATATTTATCTCTGCTTGACTCGTATGCTAATTTTCCATCTTCTAATTTCTTTAAAGTTGCTTCAAATGTAGCTTTTTTGGTTTCATAGTCTGTTTTAACAACTTGATTGTTATCTTCACTAACTACATTTGCATCTCTAGATAAAACAGTTTTTGCTTCAGCAAGCAATGCTGAATAATTTTTATAGAAATCTTGTTCTTTAATTTCAGGATTAGAAGCTACTTTTTCATCGCTTAAAAACATGCTGTTGTAAGTTAAGTGTAAGTCTTCTAATTTTTGTTTAACCTGATAAGCAGCTTTTTTCTGTTCTTCAACTGTTTTGTATTCATCATTAAATTCTTTAATAATTTTTTCTGCTTCAGCAACAAGTTCATCGTATTTATTTTCGATTTCTCTATATTTTGTATGATCATCAGAATTAAAAGAGGAATCATCACTTGATATGTAAGTTCTATATGCTTCTAAATTAGCATTGTATCTAGTTTTTAGTTCTTCATATTTCTCTTTGTTTGGGAATTCTTCAGCATATATCTTATTGTTAAATATATTTTTGCCTCCGAATTTATCATCATAAGCATTGAATTTTTTAAGAATTTTTTTTGCAGCTTCTAATACTTTAGCATTGTAGAAATCTTCTATTGTATTTAATTCTTCTTGGTTTAATTCATTTTTAATAACTGATTTTCTTAGTTCTTCAAACTTAGATTTCATTAAGATAGAAACATTTTCGTAGTCAACTTTTCTAAATTTTGACTCTTCAGTGCCATTTTCATTAACTTTTTTATCTTTAAGCTCTTCAATTCTTTGTGAAATTCTTGTTTCAGCTTCAGAAATTGATTCATATTTTTTAGTCTCTTCTTTTGCTTCATTTATTGCAGCATTTAATTTATCTATTGATTCTTGAAGTTTATCTTTATCAAATTTATCATCAGTAAGTGATTTTTTCGAAACTTCTACACTTTTTGCTAATTTTTTGCTAATTTCACTGTAATTATCATTTTTATTTAATTCTTTAATATACTTCTCAGCTTCAGCAATAGTTAATTTTAGAGATTCTAAAGTATCAACACTTGATAATTTTACTTTTGCATCAGTAATTGCTTTATTTAACTCAAAAGTAGTACTTGTTATCTTAGTGATCTCAGTTGTTTTACTATTTGAAACTTCAACTGACTTGTCAATTGAAATTTTTAATTCATTTTTTATTTCATTAATAGTTTCTTCATCCTTTTGTGTTGAAGTATTAAGCAATTCATAAAATTCATTTGCATCTTTTATAGCATTTTTTAAAATCTCATTTGCATTTTTTAAAGGTTCATATTTATCATTTGCTGTTTTAATCGCAACATTTAATGCCTTAGTAGCATTTTCAATTTTCTCGATTTCTTTATTAGTATTTTTTTCAGCTAAAACAGTATTTGCTTCTTGAATTTGGGTACTTAAGTCAGCAAAAAACGATTCCTCAACAAAAGTTGAAGATTTTATTAATTGGCCTGCTTCTTGAATTTTGTTTGAGAGATCATCATAATTTTTAACTACATCCTCTAACTCACCTTGTCTACTTAGTAATTCACCAATTTTTGAATCAAAACTTGATCTAGGTTCGCCCTCATTATTAGCCATTTCTTTAAGCTCTGTAAATAAATCTTTAAATTCATTAATGTCTCATACAGATTCAATTTTGCTTAATTGAACATTTATAAAGCTTTCAGCTTCGGTTAAACTCTTTAATGATATTTTTAACTTATCTGTGCCAGTTTTTAAGATTTGATATTGTTCATTAATTTTATCGAACTCTTCCTTTAATTTTTTAGAAACAAGCAACATAGGGCTTTCGATTTTTGCATTATCAAGTGATTCCTGTGCTTGATTTATCAACATTTGAAAATTACCTTTTGTTTTAGGTAGTGAATCATTAACAGTAACTAAGTATTCTGATATTTGGGTAATTAAGTCATTTAACTTAGCTTTTTCATCTGCAACGCGATTTTGATTTGCTAAGTTGTTCATAATGATTTTAAGTTCTTCAATTAAATTGTCAGCTTCTTTATTAGTTTTAATTAATTCTGATAAATTTGATTTAGAATCATTACTTACTTTTTCAAGTTTTTCAAGTCTAGCTTCATATTCTTCTTTTTTTTCTGCATAATCTGGATTTTTAATTGTGTTTATTAATGATTTTATTTCTGATATTTTCTTTTTTAGTTCATTGCTACTATTTATTGTTTTTTTATCATGATTAACAGATAAAGCTATAGGAATTGCGATTGTCGCAGTAATCGGAATTAATGATAAACTTAAAATTAAACCTTTTTTGCTACTCATATTTTTCTCCCATTAATAAAATTTTAATAATAAATATATTTATAAATTTTACTAAATTAATGAGAAATTAAATAAAAAATGGCAAAATGAGCCATATTTTATAATAATTTAACTATTTTGATTATCAATGATTTGACTTATCATGCTTTTAAAATTATTTAATTTAACTATTGCAAGTTCGGGACTTTTGTCAAAAGCAAATATGTAAAATTTTATTTTTGGTTCAGTACCTGATGGTCTTAATGCAAGTCATGAATTATCATTTTTAAATTTGATTTTTATCATGTTTGCTTTCATGAATCCCTCTTTTTTATTGTAGTCTTCGATAATTTTGCCATCTAATTTTAGGTTTGAAAAATTAGTTTGAAGATCTTCTAAATTAGTTTCCTGGCTAACTGTTATATCGACTACTTCAGATGCCACATATCCAACTTGTTGATATATTTCATCAAGTAAATCAACCAATGTTAAGCCTTGTTTTTTGTATTCACTAGCCATTTTGCATAGTAATGACACTGATTGGAAAGCATCTTTATCTCTTGACAATTCTTCATTAATTAAAGAACCATAACTTTCTTCAAAAGCATAAAAACATTTATTATTTAATTTTCTTTGCTCGTCAATTATCATACCTATTCATTTGAATCCTGTAGGCACAACATATGATTTTATTCCTTTTTTATTGGCTAATATTTCGGGTATATTAGATGATACAAATGAGTATACTAAATAACTTTTATCATGATCAAAATCATAGTTATCTAAAAGATATTTAGAAATAATTGTTGCAGTATCATTTCCGTTTAATAATCTATATTCATTTTTGTGTAAAACAGCGAGGCCAACTCTATCGCTATCTGGGTCAGTCATTAATAATATGTCAGCTTTATTTTTTGTTCCTTCTTTAATTAACAAGTCATATGCACTTGTTTTTTCTGGGTTTGGCAATGAGCAGTGAGAAAAATTAGAGTCAATTTTCATTTGTTCTTTAATGTAAAAAACATTACTTATTTCTCCATTTTTATCTGTTTTAAAGATGTTTTTAAAAATTTCAGGCACAAATTTGGCGCCAGTTCCATGTAGTGGGCTATAAACAACTTTTATGTTGTCTATTTTTTTATCAATATCACTAACAGCCAGTTTAGCAACTGAATCTATGTAGATTTTTTTGATTCTCTTAGTTATAAAAATAGCCTTAGGGTAATCTTTTAATTTGAAACCCTTTGAAATATCATAATTTTCATCATAGGTTTCATATGGTTCAAAATATTTTAGCATTTCATCAATTTCTTCAGGTAAACATTGGAATGCTAAATCATTATAAAGTTTGATTCCATTATATTCTTTTGGGTTATGACTTGCAGTTATATTAACTCCACCTTGTGCCTCATAATACATAATTGCAAAGCTAACAAAAGGGGTTGCACAAATATCTCTTGAGAAGATAACTTTTATTCCATATAAGTATAAAATTTGCGCAAAAGTTACTGCAAAGCTATAAGATTTTTTTCTATTGTCTCTACCAATTACAATTTTAATTTCCTTGTTTTTGTATTTATTTAATAAATATTTAGCATAAGCATGAGCAATTCTTTGGGCATGTGCATAATTTAAGTTGCCTTCACCTTTTCCAATTGTTCCTCTAATGCCTGCTGTTCCAAATTCTAATCTTTTCATATTTTTATTTTATCTTATATTTCAATTCTTTAATATAATGAAAAGGTTATGACAAATAAGTTTGATATTAATAATCAGGATAATGATAAAAATAAAAAAACAACTTTTGGAATTAAAATAAAACATTTTTTATCTAATTCTTTTAAGTTTACACCATTAGAGTTAGTTATTTCAGGAGTTATGTTTTCGTTATTTATAATTTCATTTTTCATATTAAAAGTAACAGGACTTGGACAATTTTTTGGAGTTGAAATTCTCTTTTGTGTAATTTTTGGAATTATTTTTGGGAGCGTTAAAGGATCTATTTTAGCTATTTTAGCTGATACATTTTCTTTAATTTTAAATGGACAAATAGGTCTTTGATATTGGGGATATGCAATATGGCCTCCAATAATTTCTATAGTTAGCTCAATTTACTTTTTTTTCTATAAAGCAAATGGAAACGGAAAAATTTCTTCAATTTTAATTTTTATTTTAACTGCTATACTATCTGCATTTTTTATAATTAAAACAGCAGATAAAGAAAAAATTGTACCATATTTGATATTTATCCTTTTTGCAATAAGTACAATATGCTTATTTCTCTATAAAACAACGGGAAATGGAAAAATTATAGCTTCGTTGCTGTTGATTTTAATAGCTGTTGGAATTATGATATTTGTATTTGCAAATAATGTTAAATCATCTCCAGAAGGAACTATTTTAATAGATAGGGGAAAATCATCTAAACCTAAAACAATTAGTTTACCATGAGCAATAACTTTAGCTGGTGTTTTAATTTATTCATTAGGAATATTAGTGACATTTATAATTGTTGTTGCTTTATATATAAAAAATAAAAATCAAAAATATCTTGATTTCATATTGATAATTGGGATAATGACTTTCATAATTATTCTCTATAGATGAATTTTTGGCCCAATTGTTTATATTAAATGAGCACAACATGTACAAGGCAAAAAATGAACTGTTAATGACAGATATGTGTTTTTTGCAATTCCTATAATTGTTAATAGTATGTTTACATTACCTGTTTACATTTTGGTTCTTAGCTCTCTTTATCCAGTCATTAAGATGCTAAAAAGAAACTATTTAGATTTAAGATCTAAAGTAAGTTATTAATTTTTAATATATAATAATTTTAATTATGAAACCAAGAAGAAAATTTAGAACAGAAATAATCAATGTTATTTATAGGTATGAACTTATTAAAGCAGAAATATCAATTAATGAAGTTTTTGAATTAAATAATGAAATAGATGCAGAACAATTAGATCAAATTGAAAAAATTGCCAAAAATTATGAATATTATAAAAGAACAATAAGTTCATTTTTCAACAAAAATATTAACTGAGATAAGGTTTCACCACTAATTAGAGCAATTTTAATTAATGCAACACATGAATTACTTACAATCAGTCCAAGAATTGTAATTAATGAAGCAATTGAAATTACCAAAATATACTTTGATACAGAAGCTAATTTGTATAAAATGGTAAATGCTATATTACAAAATATTTATAAACATTTTGTAATTAATGAAGTCATTTCTATGAGCAAATAAAAAAGCACAATATTTAGTGCTTTTTTTATTTTTTGACTATTTTATAGATGTTTTATGAATAATTTAAAATTTAGTAATTTCATTATTTAATTCAGATTCTATTTCGCTAATTATTTGGTCAAATGTCATTGAGTTTCTTGGTTTAACTTTAGTACCATCAATTAAAACTGAGCCTACTTTTTTGGCGCCCAAGAATTTAAAT
The genomic region above belongs to Mycoplasma tauri and contains:
- a CDS encoding phospho-sugar mutase; its protein translation is MKRLEFGTAGIRGTIGKGEGNLNYAHAQRIAHAYAKYLLNKYKNKEIKIVIGRDNRKKSYSFAVTFAQILYLYGIKVIFSRDICATPFVSFAIMYYEAQGGVNITASHNPKEYNGIKLYNDLAFQCLPEEIDEMLKYFEPYETYDENYDISKGFKLKDYPKAIFITKRIKKIYIDSVAKLAVSDIDKKIDNIKVVYSPLHGTGAKFVPEIFKNIFKTDKNGEISNVFYIKEQMKIDSNFSHCSLPNPEKTSAYDLLIKEGTKNKADILLMTDPDSDRVGLAVLHKNEYRLLNGNDTATIISKYLLDNYDFDHDKSYLVYSFVSSNIPEILANKKGIKSYVVPTGFKWIGMIIDEQRKLNNKCFYAFEESYGSLINEELSRDKDAFQSVSLLCKMASEYKKQGLTLVDLLDEIYQQVGYVASEVVDITVSQETNLEDLQTNFSNLKLDGKIIEDYNKKEGFMKANMIKIKFKNDNSWLALRPSGTEPKIKFYIFAFDKSPELAIVKLNNFKSMISQIIDNQNS
- a CDS encoding cation-translocating P-type ATPase — translated: MNFEEVKKYKGLTNLQVSENINKYGENTLTKKKKVNPIIAYLRQFLDPMVILLICAAAISFSLAIYEHVSNGHVDTRVIIGYVEPCIILLVILLNSALGAYQEVKSDQAVRALENSTISNVTVMREGHVMVIPANKLTVGDIVILAAGDTINADGRIIESSNFYVIESSLTGESIPVEKQANWDAIDDKILAKNHHIVYSGTYVTNGKATYLVTAIGKDTEIGKINSMIQNQKKTTTPLQLKLNKLSKLFGYAGIILLFVSFIMQILLNNIETGKWSEPDVYTNALVTGISLAVAAIPEGLIAFTTVILSIGVSKISKQNGLVKNLLAVETLGSASIICSDKTGTLTENKMTVVDVYTKDGNFLNDLNDDNKSLIDLIKLSCYCNDAYITVKDDKLEEIGDPTETGLLRFGYKYNIHKSELLEKHNILSSLPFDSDRKMMSVLVDSSNGEKVMMVKGAPDVILKKCININQAEIQAINDEWASKSYRVLAFAKKVLNKSNLDFSDEDDNFIFVGLVAMIDPPRASVAESIATAQKAGIKVVMITGDNLITAKAIATNLGIYNQDSQDICVDGTELKTWTDDKLRENVKNISVYARVNPDDKLRIVKAWQSHNMVVAMTGDGVNDAPALKASDIGCAMGITGTDVSKQSADLILTDDNFNTIVKSVKNGRLIFDKIKTVIMNLLITSVAEVFVMLIGLIAFYYAFKNYFDPHDFYVFSASQLLWINLLTHGLPAIALGIIDSGKDVMSRKPFDKKESLFARGMGIELIWQSIVISLVSLVSYSLGALYSIHYNEGKELLSIASTCGFITMGLATSINAVNLINDKSIFRNCIKRYWPVYLAVILSVFSVLFVAFVPNVAEVFRMFKNVLTFDNGILLSWSISLAFVNIICHEIKKMTINWKIRKSNIKYSV
- a CDS encoding transcription antitermination factor NusB is translated as MKPRRKFRTEIINVIYRYELIKAEISINEVFELNNEIDAEQLDQIEKIAKNYEYYKRTISSFFNKNINWDKVSPLIRAILINATHELLTISPRIVINEAIEITKIYFDTEANLYKMVNAILQNIYKHFVINEVISMSK
- a CDS encoding type I restriction-modification system subunit M N-terminal domain-containing protein, translated to MGNKIISKNELGAIIWDSASKLRGNLDANEYKNYILGLIFYRFLSKKQEDELLKQGVDRSDLKYFSAKINWEEIDFDQTETLNDHHHLKDSKTIKVYDRTLRFVS
- a CDS encoding BRO family protein produces the protein MFLDNQIKIFEGNKIRSIWNNEKEEWYFSVVDVVAVLTESKDPQVYWRVLKKRLKDEGNETVTNCNALKMKAADGKLRLTDVADMQGIFRILQSVPSPKAEPFKMWLAEVGKERIDEIIDPELTINRALETYLIKGYSREWINQRLQAIQVRKELTDAWQDHGVEKGNEYAILTNEITKAWSGMTTREYKEFKGLKKENLRDNMTTTEIILNMLAEAATKDIANAANPQGLEENKKVAKRGGSIAGNARKEIEQETRKSVITSKNAIDFGKLIEDVSSKEFKDKDKKRLEDKE